The genomic stretch GATACCGACCGCAACCGACTGGAATTGCTGGACCGCAGCCCGACCGGCGATGCCGTGCTGGATGCGGGCCTCGCCCTGCTGACCGATGCGCGGGACTCACGCGGCGCGCTGATGCTCCTGGCGCGTGAGGAAGCCGGACTGCGCCCCGCCGTGCTTTCCGCCCTGCTTTCGCGCGGGCTGCTGCGCCAGGTGGATGGCCGTGTCCTGCTGGTCTTCCCCGAGCGGCGCTACTTCAAGCCCGAAGACCGGCCCGAGCCGCGCGAGGTCCGCGCCAGGCTGATCCGCAGCGTCGAGCGTGATGACATCCCCGAACCGCGTGAGGCGCTGTTGCTCGGCCTCGCGCGGGCGACGGCGCTCTTGCCCCTGCTGCTGCCGCTTGAACTTCTCGCCGCGCGGCAGGAGCGCATCGCGCTGCTGGCGCGGCTGGAGGCGCTGAACCGCTCGGTGTCGGAAACAGTGGGCGATCTCTACGTGACACGGCTTCGCTCGGTCTGAGGATGCCAACGGGCTGATTGACCGGGACTGGATCTGCGCTGATCCTGCCTTGGCCCAGTCAGCACAAGGATCCCGGTCCCATGATCAGCAAGCGCAACCTGCTCAGCGGCGCGGCCCTGGCCGGGAGCGCGATGGTGCTGGGCAAGGCCCAGCCCGGCATGGCGCAACCCGCGCCCGGGAGGCCTGGCATCATCGGCGCCGCGGAGATCGCTGAGCAGGCGCTGATCTACGGCCTGCCCATCGTGATGAACTACGCCGTGATGTACGAGTTCTGCGTGGATCGCAGTTCGTCACAATTCAAGGCGCCGTTCAACCAGATCTACAATGACGCGCGGGTCTTCACCTGGCGCGACACCGCCATCCCGACACCGAACAGTGACACGCCCTATTCCATGTGCTGGCTCGACCTGCGGGCGG from Sediminicoccus sp. KRV36 encodes the following:
- a CDS encoding GPP34 family phosphoprotein; its protein translation is MQEQMMLSLPEEIVLLTLDDETGRAIGRQGLATSIALAGAVLMELALAGRVDTDRNRLELLDRSPTGDAVLDAGLALLTDARDSRGALMLLAREEAGLRPAVLSALLSRGLLRQVDGRVLLVFPERRYFKPEDRPEPREVRARLIRSVERDDIPEPREALLLGLARATALLPLLLPLELLAARQERIALLARLEALNRSVSETVGDLYVTRLRSV